AGCTGAAATCCGGGCTTTCTTTGAGCCGCAGCTCGATCAACAATACGATCCCTTCCTCTTTCCCGAGATGGAAAAAGCGGTGCAGCGAGTCATCCGCGCGATCCAAAGCAAAGAGCACATCACCATTTATGGTGATTATGATGTGGATGGAACCACCTCCACGGCGCTTCTGCTGCTTGGCTTGAAACGGATCGGTGCTCAGATCGATTTCTATATCCCCCACCGCATGATCGATGGATATGGACTCTCGCTAAGCAGTCTCGATCAGCTCAAGGAAAACGGCACTTCGTTGATCCTGAGCGTGGATTGCGGCGTCAATGCTCTTGAGGAAATTGAAGCCATCAACGAAATGGGGATGGAGATCATCATCACCGATCACCACAATCCCAAGGAAGAGCTTCCCAAGGCGCTGGCGATTATCAATCCCAAATTGCCCGGCTGTCCCTATCCCTTTCCACATCTGGCGGGCGTGGGCGTGGCGCACAAACTTTTGATGGCGATCTATGAGCGAATGGGCATCAACACCAGCGAGAATTCGCTCAAATACATGGATCTCGTGGCGGTGGGCACGATCGCGGATATCGTTCCCCTGATCGATGAAAACCGCATCTTCGCCTCAATCGGGTTGCAGCATCTGATCGCAAAGAAAAACCTTGGTTTAAACGCCCTGATCCAGCTTGCGGGATTGAATCATAAGACCTTGGACACCACGGACATCGTCTTTGGCATCGCTCCCAGGATCAATGCCGCCGGACGCATGGGAAGCGCCTCCACCGCCGTGGAACTTCTCATTTCCTGCGATGAAGCGCAAAGCATGGAACTGGCTGAAATCATTGAAAGACAAAACTCTCTGCGCCAGCAGGAAGACCAAAAAACCTTCCTCGAGGCTTGCGACATCATCGAAAAGAAATATAAGGACATGAACAGCACCTCCTGCATGGTCATTTCTTCGGACGACTGGCATCCAGGCGTGATCGGTATTGTGGCATCCAAGCTCGTGGAAAAATACTATCGCCCCGTGATCATGATCTCCTTCAAGGAAGGTTTTGGCTGTGGCTCCGGACGCAGCGTTGCGGATTTTGACCTCTTTTCCGCACTTAAACACACCCAGCACAATCTACACAGCTTCGGAGGACACAAATATGCCGTGGGCTTGACCATCTATCAGGAGTATATCGACCGCTTCGAGATCGATCTCACTCGCTACGTTTCTGAGAATCTCAAACTTGAGCAGATCAAACCGCCGCTCGTAATTGACTATGAAATAGAAATATATGACATCAGCGAGTTCTTGCTGGATTGGATGGAACGCTTCGCTCCCTACGGACCGGAAAACAACCGCCCCGTTTTCCTCACCACCAACGTCTGTGTGGCAAATTATCCCTACAACGTTGGGCGCAACCATCTCAAACTGAAGGTGGTCAAAGACGGCGTCACGCTTGATTTGATCGGCTACAACCTCGGTGACTATCTCACTCTGATCAAAAAGAACAGCATTCTGGACATCGCC
This genomic interval from Candidatus Cloacimonadaceae bacterium contains the following:
- the recJ gene encoding single-stranded-DNA-specific exonuclease RecJ, with protein sequence MEKEWVIPKTLSADEKARIKELSDGLKCPKLISELLWRRGLRTEAEIRAFFEPQLDQQYDPFLFPEMEKAVQRVIRAIQSKEHITIYGDYDVDGTTSTALLLLGLKRIGAQIDFYIPHRMIDGYGLSLSSLDQLKENGTSLILSVDCGVNALEEIEAINEMGMEIIITDHHNPKEELPKALAIINPKLPGCPYPFPHLAGVGVAHKLLMAIYERMGINTSENSLKYMDLVAVGTIADIVPLIDENRIFASIGLQHLIAKKNLGLNALIQLAGLNHKTLDTTDIVFGIAPRINAAGRMGSASTAVELLISCDEAQSMELAEIIERQNSLRQQEDQKTFLEACDIIEKKYKDMNSTSCMVISSDDWHPGVIGIVASKLVEKYYRPVIMISFKEGFGCGSGRSVADFDLFSALKHTQHNLHSFGGHKYAVGLTIYQEYIDRFEIDLTRYVSENLKLEQIKPPLVIDYEIEIYDISEFLLDWMERFAPYGPENNRPVFLTTNVCVANYPYNVGRNHLKLKVVKDGVTLDLIGYNLGDYLTLIKKNSILDIAYTLEYNRFGNKTTIQGKLRDIHYRRAVK